The Bacteroidales bacterium genome includes a window with the following:
- a CDS encoding DUF362 domain-containing protein: MKRRVFIKTGLGAGLAAGAVAFTGGIDRLFAQPAGTGRLPYDLVAVKGGEPDVMFVKAIESLGGMGAFVKKGQSVVVKPNIGWDVPPERAGNTNPLLVKQIIKQCLAAGASVVYVFDNTCDKWDQCYETSGIKQAVSDAGGKMVPGNQESYYQQVEIPGGVKLKSTKVHELILQSDVFINVPVIKHHSSASMTIAMKNLMGVVWDRMYWHRNDLQQCIADYASFRRKPDLNVVDAYRIMLRNGPRGVSPADVSLQKQLLVSTDMVTIDAAAAKIFGKEPADIKHIVLAEQLGVGRSDLNGLRINRIIL, encoded by the coding sequence ATGAAGCGTAGAGTTTTCATAAAGACCGGTCTTGGTGCCGGCCTTGCTGCCGGGGCGGTTGCTTTTACGGGAGGCATTGACCGGCTGTTTGCCCAGCCGGCTGGAACCGGAAGACTTCCCTATGATTTGGTCGCGGTAAAAGGCGGGGAGCCGGATGTGATGTTCGTTAAGGCCATTGAATCCCTGGGAGGGATGGGTGCCTTTGTCAAAAAGGGCCAGTCGGTGGTGGTGAAGCCGAACATCGGCTGGGATGTGCCGCCGGAGAGGGCTGGCAACACCAATCCGCTGCTGGTGAAGCAAATCATTAAACAGTGTCTTGCGGCTGGTGCCTCGGTGGTGTATGTCTTTGACAACACGTGCGACAAATGGGATCAGTGCTATGAAACCAGCGGCATCAAGCAGGCGGTCAGCGATGCAGGTGGCAAGATGGTTCCCGGGAACCAGGAAAGCTATTATCAGCAGGTGGAAATTCCCGGCGGGGTGAAACTGAAAAGCACCAAGGTTCACGAACTGATCCTCCAATCAGATGTATTCATCAATGTACCTGTCATAAAGCATCATTCTTCTGCCAGTATGACCATAGCCATGAAGAACCTCATGGGTGTGGTCTGGGACAGGATGTACTGGCACCGCAACGACCTGCAGCAGTGCATTGCAGATTATGCCTCCTTTCGGCGGAAGCCCGACCTGAATGTGGTGGATGCATACCGGATCATGTTGCGCAATGGCCCGCGGGGTGTCTCCCCGGCCGATGTATCCCTGCAGAAACAGCTGCTCGTGTCGACCGATATGGTAACGATAGATGCTGCAGCTGCAAAAATCTTTGGTAAGGAGCCGGCAGATATTAAACATATTGTTCTTGCAGAACAACTTGGTGTAGGCCGATCTGACCTGAATGGCCTGAGGATTAACCGGATCATTTTGTAA
- a CDS encoding tetratricopeptide repeat protein, with protein sequence MNRKLKYSKLIERYLSGEMDEAGASDLLSRMKEDTVLAEEFRFDQRLSDALNDEDLLEFRAKLMELMQDSRQKKSVVRTLFANPYRIAAAASVILLVAAAYFLFLMPQHPSNEKLFSSYYDSDHPLRMTRRSGTELVEALRSYQDRDFTVAIEQFNKILQTDSDNSAVRFYAGICYIEAGQLENATAYLSEIAGNPNSLYKKPAEWYLALCYLKVNRTEDAIALFQKIANDQIHDYQKDADKILTELNRRK encoded by the coding sequence AAAACTCATCGAGCGATACCTCAGCGGTGAGATGGATGAGGCCGGGGCCAGTGATCTTTTATCCAGGATGAAAGAGGATACAGTCCTGGCCGAAGAATTCAGGTTCGACCAGCGACTGTCGGATGCTCTTAATGATGAGGACCTGCTGGAATTCAGGGCAAAACTGATGGAGTTGATGCAGGATTCCAGGCAAAAGAAAAGTGTGGTCCGCACCCTGTTTGCAAATCCCTACCGGATCGCTGCCGCTGCTTCGGTCATTTTGCTGGTTGCCGCAGCATATTTCCTGTTTCTGATGCCGCAGCATCCATCCAACGAAAAGCTTTTCAGCAGCTATTACGATTCTGACCATCCGCTCAGGATGACGCGGCGATCGGGTACCGAGCTGGTGGAAGCCCTGCGCAGTTATCAGGACAGGGATTTTACAGTCGCGATCGAACAATTCAACAAGATCCTTCAAACCGACAGTGATAATTCTGCAGTCAGGTTCTATGCTGGGATCTGCTACATCGAAGCGGGTCAGCTGGAAAATGCCACGGCCTACCTATCGGAAATCGCCGGCAATCCTAACAGTCTTTATAAAAAGCCGGCAGAATGGTACCTGGCTCTGTGTTATTTAAAAGTGAACAGAACAGAGGATGCGATTGCTCTTTTTCAGAAGATCGCCAACGATCAGATCCACGACTATCAGAAGGATGCGGATAAGATCCTCACGGAGTTGAACAGGAGAAAATAG